The following proteins come from a genomic window of Vallitaleaceae bacterium 9-2:
- a CDS encoding MATE family efflux transporter: MNSSLAKKHSFFSLILFTLPNIIMMFFLSLYIIVDGIFIARFVGTTALSAVNMIYPLISLQMAIGIMVSSGGSAIIAKKLGEKKAHESRQNFSLIIAVITFVGIIIALLGNLFINQIIILLGANEIQFDLCRTYGRILLMFSPFFFLQTAFQAFFVTAGKPTIGLIVTVIAGFVNIILDYILIVIFQMGIAGAAIGTGIGYCIPAIIGLFYFGVLRTNTLHFTKPTFDLNVLYKACSNGTSEMISNLSNAVTTFLFNYAFMKYYDVDGVAAITIVLYFQFVFTSIYFGYSMGVAPIISFKYGSGDTLQLKKIFKFSIIFLSFSSIFAYTVSTSILDSILIIFTQKESNVFDIITNGFPIFSITFLFMSFNIFTSALFTAFSDGRISGIISFCRTFVFLVGAILLLPMFLSEKGIWLSVPIAEALGIIVSIFFLIVNKKKYKFL, from the coding sequence ATGAATAGCTCTCTTGCAAAAAAACATTCTTTTTTTTCTTTAATACTATTTACTTTACCAAATATTATAATGATGTTTTTTCTTTCTCTCTATATAATAGTTGATGGAATTTTTATTGCTAGATTTGTTGGTACAACAGCATTATCTGCAGTAAATATGATTTATCCACTTATTAGTCTCCAAATGGCAATTGGCATTATGGTTTCTTCAGGCGGAAGTGCAATCATTGCAAAGAAATTGGGAGAAAAGAAAGCGCACGAAAGTCGGCAGAACTTTTCACTTATAATTGCTGTTATTACATTTGTAGGTATTATTATTGCACTATTAGGTAATTTATTTATTAATCAAATAATTATACTCTTAGGTGCTAATGAAATACAATTTGACCTCTGTAGAACTTATGGACGCATTCTACTAATGTTTTCTCCATTTTTCTTTTTGCAAACAGCATTTCAAGCTTTTTTTGTAACAGCAGGAAAACCAACGATCGGATTAATAGTGACCGTCATTGCAGGTTTCGTTAATATTATACTTGATTATATTTTAATAGTAATATTCCAAATGGGTATAGCTGGGGCTGCCATTGGGACAGGTATTGGGTACTGTATCCCTGCTATCATTGGTCTGTTTTACTTTGGAGTTCTACGTACAAATACACTACATTTTACAAAGCCTACCTTCGATTTAAACGTTTTGTATAAGGCTTGTTCAAATGGAACCTCAGAAATGATTTCAAATTTATCGAACGCCGTAACTACCTTTCTTTTCAATTATGCTTTTATGAAATATTATGACGTAGATGGTGTGGCCGCTATTACGATAGTTTTATATTTTCAATTTGTTTTTACTTCAATCTATTTTGGTTATTCAATGGGTGTAGCTCCTATTATCAGCTTCAAATATGGTTCTGGTGATACTTTACAATTAAAGAAAATATTCAAATTTAGCATTATATTTTTATCTTTTTCTTCTATTTTTGCCTATACAGTATCAACATCCATTCTTGATTCTATTTTAATTATATTCACCCAAAAAGAATCCAACGTATTTGATATAATAACAAATGGATTCCCTATATTTTCAATAACATTTCTATTTATGAGCTTTAATATTTTTACCTCTGCTCTTTTTACTGCCTTTTCTGACGGAAGAATTTCTGGTATTATCTCTTTCTGCAGAACATTTGTTTTTCTAGTAGGTGCTATTCTACTATTGCCTATGTTTTTATCAGAAAAAGGTATATGGTTATCCGTGCCTATTGCAGAAGCATTAGGAATTATTGTTTCCATATTCTTTTTAATAGTAAATAAGAAAAAATACAAATTCTTATAA